In Mastacembelus armatus chromosome 5, fMasArm1.2, whole genome shotgun sequence, a single genomic region encodes these proteins:
- the LOC113131004 gene encoding protein SEC13 homolog isoform X1 → MLRKSWMSCMTWSIGSGRSGELIEEDGQWKEDQKLEAHSDWVRDVGWAPSIGLPTSTIASCSHDGRVFIWTCDDPAGNTWTAKLLHKFNDVVWHVSWSITGNILAVSGGDNKVTLWKESMDGQWACISDVSKGQGAVSTITDTQQNEQ, encoded by the exons ATGCTCAGAAAGAGCTGGATGAGCTGCATGACGTGGTCAATAGGGTCAGGAAGAAGTGGAGAACTGAT agaggaggatggtcaGTGGAAGGAGGATCAGAAGCTGGAGGCTCACAGTGATTGGGTGAGAGATGTCGGCTGGGCTCCTTCCATTGGTCTTCCCACCAGCACCATTGCCAGCTGCTCTCAC GACGGACGTGTGTTTATCTGGACGTGTGACGACCCTGCAGGCAACACCTGGACGGCCAAACTGCTCCATAAGTTCAATGATGTGGTCTGGCATGTCAGCTGGTCCATCACTGGAAATATTCTCGCTGTTTCTGGAGGAGACAACAAG GTGACGCTGTGGAAGGAGTCGATGGATGGTCAGTGGGCGTGTATCAGTGACGTCAGCAAGGGTCAGGGCGCCGTGTCcaccatcacagacacacagcagaacgagcagtga
- the LOC113131004 gene encoding protein SEC13 homolog isoform X2, whose protein sequence is MLRKSWMSCMTWSIGSGRSGELIEEDGQWKEDQKLEAHSDWDGRVFIWTCDDPAGNTWTAKLLHKFNDVVWHVSWSITGNILAVSGGDNKVTLWKESMDGQWACISDVSKGQGAVSTITDTQQNEQ, encoded by the exons ATGCTCAGAAAGAGCTGGATGAGCTGCATGACGTGGTCAATAGGGTCAGGAAGAAGTGGAGAACTGAT agaggaggatggtcaGTGGAAGGAGGATCAGAAGCTGGAGGCTCACAGTGATTGG GACGGACGTGTGTTTATCTGGACGTGTGACGACCCTGCAGGCAACACCTGGACGGCCAAACTGCTCCATAAGTTCAATGATGTGGTCTGGCATGTCAGCTGGTCCATCACTGGAAATATTCTCGCTGTTTCTGGAGGAGACAACAAG GTGACGCTGTGGAAGGAGTCGATGGATGGTCAGTGGGCGTGTATCAGTGACGTCAGCAAGGGTCAGGGCGCCGTGTCcaccatcacagacacacagcagaacgagcagtga
- the LOC113131007 gene encoding trans-1,2-dihydrobenzene-1,2-diol dehydrogenase-like has translation MVVNGKETQYPLPEPSLPLNFTNSTGLRYEAEEVRQCLLKGLKESSVMSHADSLLLAEVEDEIRRQVGVVYSQDCH, from the exons ATGGTTGTGAATGGAAAGGAGACTCAGTACCCACTGCCAGAGCCCTCTCTGCCTCTGAACTTCACCAACAGTACAGGGTTGCGTTATGAAGCAGAGGAGGTTCGACAGTGTTTGCTCAAAG GGCTGAAGGAGAGTTCAGTTATGTCTCATGCTGACTCTCTTCTGCTGGCTGAGGTGGAGGATGAGATTCGTAGGCAGGTGGGGGTTGTGTACAGCCAGGATTGCCACTAA
- the LOC113131001 gene encoding deoxyribonuclease-1-like, whose protein sequence is MKIAAFNVKKLGMEKVKKKTVMRHLTKIMSQYTVVVILEVVDKTGKAMEKLLQELNNTGNNRTHPYDMIRSRQLGRDIYKEQFVFFWRRDEVTQTDCYQYEDNQVGDEDAFAREPFVLRFSCPTTVVEDLVLIPVHTKPQDAQKELDELHDVVNRVRKKWRTDNIMLLGDFNADGHYLSKKKKDKIRICSAPYYWLIDDSVDTTSSNNNDNTYDRIVVYGETMRDAVVPGSAKPFNFQTEFGLTDKQALSVSDHYPVEVELQTVQTVSGPQKKKPGKQKRGQSSDVTDAPAKRRKVAK, encoded by the exons atgaaGATAGCAGCCTTCAACGTCAAGAAGCTGGGAATGGAAAAagtcaaaaagaaaactgtcatGCGCCACCTGACCAAG ATCATGTCCCAGTACACTGTGGTGGTGATACTGGAGGTGGTGGATAAGACTGGTAAAGCCATGGAGAAGTTGCTTCAAGAGCTCAACAACACTGG CAATAACAGAACACATCCCTACGACATGATCAGAAGCCGCCAGCTGGGACGAGACATCTACAaggaacagtttgttttcttctggaG ACGTGATGAggtgacacagacagactgttaCCAGTATGAAGACAATCAAGTGGGAGATGAAGACGCCTTTGCTCGAGAGCCCTTTGTCCTTCGCTTCAGCTGTCCAACTACAG TTGTGGAAGACCTGGTGCTGATCCCGGTCCACACCAAGCCACAGGATGCTCAGAAAGAGCTGGATGAGCTGCATGACGTGGTCAATAGGGTCAGGAAGAAGTGGAGAACTGAT AACATTATGCTTCTGGGGGACTTTAATGCGGATGGACATTATCTttccaagaagaagaaggataAGATTCGAATTTGCTCTGCTCCCTATTACTGGCTGATAGACGACAGTGTCGACACCACCAGCAGTAACAATAATGACAACACCTACGACAG GATTGTGGTGTATGGAGAGACCATGCGTGACGCCGTTGTCCCTGGTTCAGCCAAGCCCTTCAACTTCCAGACTGAGTTCGGGCTGACGGATAAACAG GCTCTGAGCGTCAGTGACCACTACCCTgtggaggtggagctgcagacagTGCAAACAGTGTCAG ggccacagaagaagaagccaGGAAAGCAGAAGAGAGGACAGTCGTCAGATGTGACCGACGCACCAGCCAAGAGAAGAAAAGTTgccaaataa